A window from Schistosoma haematobium chromosome 1, whole genome shotgun sequence encodes these proteins:
- the UFD1L_1 gene encoding Ubiquitin recognition factor in ER-associated degradation protein 1 (EggNog:ENOG410VB1B~COG:O): protein MVFFHRIDNSSPFTTSYRCYPVSFLADNFRSSVEKGGKIIMPPSALDVLTRLNVQYPMLFKLTNQQANRTTHCGVLEFVADEGRIYVPYWMLKNLHLEEGGLVSVVNAALPVASFARFQPQSTDFLDISNPKAVLENALRDFACLTVGDIIAINYNERIYELKVLETKPKDAVTIIECDMSVDFAPPVGYQPTDSGSSSKQSDKDLHKLFKVPFGCQPIWYESVGEIQLVL, encoded by the exons ATGGTGTTC TTTCATCGAATTGATAATTCTTCACCGTTCACCACCTCGTACAGATGCTATCCAGTTTCCTTTTTAGCCGATAATTTTCGTTCTAGCGTGGAAAAAGGAGGGAAAA TTATCATGCCTCCATCTGCTTTAGATGTACTTA CACGACTGAACGTCCAGTACCCAATGCTGTTCAAGCTAACTAACCAACAAGCAAACCGAACTACTCATTGTGGTGTACTGGAATTTGTTGCGGATGAAGGGAGGATTTATGTTCCTTATTGG ATGCTAAAAAATCTACATTTGGAAGAGGGTGGCCTGGTCTCTGTAGTTAATGCAGCCTTACCTGTGGCTTCTTTCGCTCGTTTCCAGCCTCAGAGTACTGATTTTCTGGACATATCTAACCCTAAAGCTGT ACTGGAAAATGCTCTCCGAGACTTTGCTTGCCTCACAGTCGGAGATATCATTGCTATCAACTACAATGAGCGTATATATGAGCTTAAAGTGTTGGAAACGAAACCGAAGGATGCAGTCACTATAATTGAATGTGACATGAGC GTTGATTTCGCACCTCCAGTTGGATATCAGCCTACTGATTCTGGTTCTTCGAGCAAACAAAGTGATAAAGATCTACATAAG CTGTTCAAAGTTCCTTTTGGCTGCCAACCCATATGGTACGAGTCTGTTGGTGAGATCCAATTAGTTTTGTGA
- the UFD1L_1 gene encoding Ubiquitin recognition factor in ER-associated degradation protein 1, variant 2 (EggNog:ENOG410VB1B~COG:O), whose translation MVFFHRIDNSSPFTTSYRCYPVSFLADNFRSSVEKGGKIIMPPSALDVLTRLNVQYPMLFKLTNQQANRTTHCGVLEFVADEGRIYVPYWMLKNLHLEEGGLVSVVNAALPVASFARFQPQSTDFLDISNPKAVLENALRDFACLTVGDIIAINYNERIYELKVLETKPKDAVTIIECDMSVDFAPPVGYQPTDSGSSSKQSDKDLHKIEDHIEIPSVVQGFQAFSGTGYRLDGKNKQDKTDETDNGQSLGQLKERERGVPNYNYRPGSLTFFRNLKQITAEKIEEPVFKPFSGTGHQLKSRKK comes from the exons ATGGTGTTC TTTCATCGAATTGATAATTCTTCACCGTTCACCACCTCGTACAGATGCTATCCAGTTTCCTTTTTAGCCGATAATTTTCGTTCTAGCGTGGAAAAAGGAGGGAAAA TTATCATGCCTCCATCTGCTTTAGATGTACTTA CACGACTGAACGTCCAGTACCCAATGCTGTTCAAGCTAACTAACCAACAAGCAAACCGAACTACTCATTGTGGTGTACTGGAATTTGTTGCGGATGAAGGGAGGATTTATGTTCCTTATTGG ATGCTAAAAAATCTACATTTGGAAGAGGGTGGCCTGGTCTCTGTAGTTAATGCAGCCTTACCTGTGGCTTCTTTCGCTCGTTTCCAGCCTCAGAGTACTGATTTTCTGGACATATCTAACCCTAAAGCTGT ACTGGAAAATGCTCTCCGAGACTTTGCTTGCCTCACAGTCGGAGATATCATTGCTATCAACTACAATGAGCGTATATATGAGCTTAAAGTGTTGGAAACGAAACCGAAGGATGCAGTCACTATAATTGAATGTGACATGAGC GTTGATTTCGCACCTCCAGTTGGATATCAGCCTACTGATTCTGGTTCTTCGAGCAAACAAAGTGATAAAGATCTACATAAG ATCGAAGATCACATAGAAATCCCTTCAGTTGTTCAAGGATTCCAG GCATTTAGCGGTACAGGTTATCGGTTAGATGGAAAAAATAAACAGGATAAAACTGATGAAACAGATAATGGTCAATCATTAGGGCAATTGAAAGAAAGAGAAAG GGGTGTACCAAACTATAATTATCGACCTGGAAGTTTAACATTTTTCCGAAATCTAAAACAAATTACTGCAGAG AAAATAGAAGAACCTGTATTCAAACCTTTCAGTGGTACAGGTCATCAATTGAAATCACGCAAGAAATGA